ATTCAGTAACTTACAAAAACGGAGTGTGTAAATCTGTGTTATTAGCTGAGTTTATTGAATATGTTAATGATTAACTGACCTTGTCCTCAGGCCAGACGTCCTGAAGTCAGCCCTGGTGAGGGCGGTAGAGAAAGGACAGCTGGAGCAGATCACTGGGAAAGGCGCCAGAGGGACTTTCCAGGTGAAGcctttttattaattattgtcCAAATGAGTCACAACTGCTGTTAAAAATAACAAGTAGCGTATAAATTGTGACCTGCTGGTGAAGTGTAGTTTGCAACCTGCTCTGTCTGCTGTTTATATTAAAGCCACCATGGTGGACAAAGATGTAGCTGATTACCTGTACAGATTCGGTAACGGGGAAATCACGTGATAACTTAAAAATGGTTTTATCTGACTGTCGCAGCTGAAGCGTACCGGTAACCAGGTCCTGCTGAAAGGCACCAATCTGGAGGACGCCATCACCGCCGCCATCACAGCCATGAATGAACCCAAAACCTGCAGCACCACCACCCTACGCAGATATCTAGTGGACGCAAACAAGGACAGAAAGGAGTACCAGTTAGGTAAGAGTCTCTTTTGGTTGGATGTCTTAGCAGGACGGCTGCTGACCACCTGCTGCTTCCTCTGGTACTCACAAATTCAGTTAAGTAATTTCAAATGATTGGTTTCCAGCTGAACGatatgaggaaaatatgcaATAACACTGCTGGATATTGCTACAACTATATTACTTGCAATAAACGGACCACTcatttttatggacagaatttcaaAACTCCAATTTTTCAAACTATTCACACATAACTTCAGCTAGCGGGCTCACTTGAAGGGAGTTATGGAACGTTgtgagaaaatgaagaaatgttTGTGATgattaataaaacaacacatatCGTAATGCAGCTCAAATATCGAGCTGCATTACatcaacagctacagaaaataaatttgccattatgttacattacgtGGAAGGTTATCCGCAGAAAATTACTGCAACACTTTCTTTATACACCACAAAAttccataacttttccaggcctaaaaaaagttgttaaaaaTTTCCACGAATTTTCCGGGTTTTCCTTGACTGTGGGAACGTtgtaataaataaacagatattatAGCAGTTCTTGGCTGAGACTCTAACCGTACCCGTGCCTATTCTCTTCTCCTGTATCCTGTCACACTTTCCTCCTGTAGCTCGGCAGCACTAGTCAAATAAACCTCTTTGCATGTGCGCAGATTCTGCCCAATCAGGCAATGACTCGCGCTGAGGGCCCAGTGTGATTTGCCAAAGAGTTAACTACATGGCTTATGTTAGACAAAATAGCTCCTACAGacagaattttattttaataatgtaatattttatgtttaatCCTTAAATAGATTTAATAGCAAATGCTAAAGTAGAGATTTGAGATTATTTTGCCTTAAATTTTGCTCCAACCTGTTCTTTAGGTTTGTATTCAACATAACGCCTTATTATCTCAATGAAATATTCTGAAACTAATGTCGGTATATCTAACACAAAAAGGCAATTTATGATTTTTGccaattaaaaaagaaaaatctgcatTGCTGGTGAGTTAAAAAGGTTGATTACGGACACTTTAAGATCTAAAGTTTGTCTCTATAACATAGACCATCTTGCATTTTGTAATGAAGAGTTAAAGTTCAGAAAAAGTGAAATTCAGATGAGCTGACTATGAAACCTGAAACTCAAACACACTTCACTGTGAGCTTTGGTGTCACTAAAGTGGGAACTCTTTTCTTCAGTGGCCAATCTGAGGAGGACCCTGACGAAGTGTAAAGTACTCGGCTGGATGGAGCAGATCACGGGTCACGGCTTCACAGGGACCTACCAGCTCTCCTTCCCATTCTACCCAAGGTTTGTCTGCTACATGTAGAGAAAAGCTTTCTTTTATTTAGTCATTAAATACTCAgagtacctttttttttctttaacacacTTTGACTTATGGTTTAATAATCTCTATATTTCTGGCACTGGTGGCCTTCAGTGTCAAAAAGACACAGTGGCAGTCATTAACACTTACGACTGTGCTCTAAAATATCCCTCCCTACAAATGGTCTCCAACTTTTTTCTCTTTAGTCGATGTAATGTGCTTTCTATAGTATATACTGTAGTTTGACaacatgtaaatatttttctaTTCACACACCAGGCTGGTAACTTATAGCAATCTTTGGAGACAACATTTGTGGAGAAATCTCTTGAGACGCAGCAGATAAACAATTTCTATGTCTCTCTTTAGCCCCACCATCTTGTACCCAGACAAGTTCAAAGAGCTTCCGAAGAAAACCCCCCCGCCTGCGACCAAGAGGAGGCGGACGGTGGAATCTTCtgacgaggaagaggaggaggaagaagaagatgaagaagaagagtcTGAGGACGAGGCTCCCGCCCAGAAGAGGTGAGTGTAAAAATTTGGATCCATTAGTGTCCTTAACACAGGGTTGTAGTCTGCAGGGAGTCTCTCCATCATTTATTACGACACCTCAGTGAGTGCTTTGCTCAGAAACACGGAAGCGGACCGTGCAGTCCAGCCACATCTTCATCAGGTCAGAATGTTTAAAAGTGGTTACAGCATCTTCATAAACGCCTCAGAGAAGTTAAAAATTCAAGTAGTGCACAAAGTAAATGCATCATAGCACATTAATCCCAAAGATTTGCAATTTGAATTACAGAGACAATAATGTGTCAGAAACGTGTTTAAAAGTTAGATGAAAggaaacatttaatattttacaaGCGGAAAACACAAAATGGTATTAAACCTCTATATTTCCACATCTGTATCATATTATACACCAACATAAACGGACTGGGTGTCTAAATTTGATGCCTTTGAAGATATGCAGAAATTTCCtacagacagtgtgtgactcACACAGAAGTAAtctctctcaatcatcacttatgacccactagaaatttatggtggtgtatttatctgccgagactctgccctctgcctgcgtttttatattttctgtgctCGGGACGTTGATAGGTCTGTgcccccacagcgctcaggtgaggttgggactttataaaaaggtagcgaccaggtgccagactgtaagcagcaggcatccaagagacacattGCTAAAGAGAGTAAATTTAGCAAGACCAAAAGGAGAGTGAATCTCGGGTTGGctactttcactttcagttgCAGGTGTGTTAACGAACAGTTACTGACAATCTGCAATGTATACCTTTTTAAGAAATGAAATAACGAATGATATAACCCAGTGCCAAGTAGTATCGAAACTTCTTCAAtcaaacaatacctgcatttgattCTTTTTGCGCCAGGAGTGTGATCCGAGACAATCCTGACTCTTGATATTGCTGCTCTCATCTGTTGAATGGTCAGTGTAACGTCTGCCTGGTTGGCATGAGCTAACATCCGACAGCAAGCCGTTTAACGGTCGTGACAGAAAGGGCTTCACTGTCGTTAAACCCATTAAGAACTGTTAAGTAACGTTAACTGTGTGagtggagctcacactcctgcagcagcagctaaaacCTATACAGCCGGTGGAGTTGGCAATTCATCACACCAAACCATTCTAaagtttggctgtaatatgctACTCCATTCACAAGTACTCAGTTggtattgttgttttttaagcgATACTTAGCCCTAAACATTAATGTATTTTATGGTCGAGACTTTGGACAGTTAACAAGAAGAAGCTTTACCACGAAGAAGTTGAAATATGAaagaaatattttcaccacGTTTTTGGTTCAGACCTCTTTGTGTCAGTATCTGAGAGGTAAACATGTACAATTTTAcctttttaaagaagaaaagtGAAACATTAGTGTccacaactttttaaaatattttgaccCGATGAAGATAAAACTTGGATCAAGATGATGTTGGCCATCTGTACATCATAGCTGTGCAGTTTGGAGTTGGTGTGCAGGTGTTACTCTTTTCACTGATTGAACCCTCCTGTGACACCTGTGTACCTAACTAACGGCTCCTTGTTCAAATTATTCATAGAAAATCTCAGAAGAGGCCTCCACCCAAGGCTCGCCGTCCCCCACCAGCCAAGAAATCTCGGAGCTCTAGTCAGTCAAAACCTAGTGGCAGGGGACGCGCTCCCTCCAAGAAGTCTCCAGCCAAGAAAGCAGTGTCCTCAGTGAAGAGACAAGGAAGGAAACCATCAGTCGCTAAGAAGGAATCCACAACGCCGTCTAAAGCCACCCCCGTCAAGAGAGGAGCTCCTGCAAGAAAGCCCAAAACACCAGCAGTAAAAAAGCTAAGCAAAAGGGGCTCCAAGCGACCGGTGTCCAGAGAGTCTACtccagagcaggaggaggaggaagtagtCACAAAGGAGACGGCGAAGGGCGGGTCCAAGCGATCAAAGGCTGAGTTGTCCCCTGAACCTGCAGTCAAAAAGGCAGCAACCAAAAGGCGGTCTGAACCCGAGGAGTCTCCAGAAGAGCCCGTCGTCAAAGGGGGGGCAAAGAACAGCAAGCAGTCCACTCGTAAGTCCAAGAGAGGGAAATACTGAGGCCGGGAGCGGCTTCCACGAACTGGGCCGCTCTGAATATGCAGCAGTCTGCCGCTTTGTTTtagtgctctctctttctctctctttttatcaTTTTCTCCCTTTTTAACAGGGcagtagttttttttatttctattgtaGAATAAGAACATTATCCTACCAAGTTTACTGTACATTGAGAGTTTCTGAATTTCCTTTTTAATCACCATGTTGTAGAAAAGCTCAGTTAGTGTTGCCGTTAAAACAGATGTGACCAGCTGCCTGATCGGGAAAGCATAGCAAGATCCGACAAACTGTAACTAGAGCCATGTAGTGACTTCCGTTTTTATATCTGTTCCTCATCCACTCTATAAGCGTTGGCAGCACACGTTCCTAATatcaaatcagtgttttggAGGGTTGAAAAAGAGTTCATTTTaacttaaaaacatttaaattgttCCTAATgacattaatattttataaaaCTCTGATTTTGAAGGTCTCGTCTTCTGTCCTGGGATCAGATTACAGTTTTTTCGGCCGTGCAGCACTGCATCAGAACCTAAATTTTTATCTATATTTGTCcttatataattattattattattattactaacaATGattgatgtttgtttatttaaaaaaaaaaaaagcccctgACAAGATAAGGCTCGAGGATTAAACACTATGTTAGTATTCATTTCAAACACACTGGGGGGGGGGATGTCTTTtttgatatgtgtgtgtaatcGAGCATATACATACATTGATTTTATTGCTTCACAGCTGTAATTCAGTACCGAACTGtaagaaatgtgtgttgtgaatAAGAAAAAGGAGGATAATAGCTCATACATACCCTGCATGCATGTATTCCTTGTGTTGTTAAGCTTTTTTTCCAAGTCATTAATAAAATGGCTATATTTGTAAActctgctatttttttttattattattatttgattcAGTGTACAGGTAACTTACATTTTCCAGATTCCAGAACATGAAGAAGTGTTAGATATGGGCTTAACTATTATCAGTCATCAATTATTAGTTGAAAGGATTTCTTCATTTAAGTATTTCACTTCTCGAGGGTTGttcttcagaaaaacaaataaataatgacataaaaaaaaaaagacgaggGTGAATCTTCACCTAATCACATTAAGTGGTTTTACAGTCTCTTCTTGTTTAAAAAAGAGGGCTTCATCATCCTGTTCGATTTCATGAGAAATGTTGtaattgcattttgtttttaagagtGTGTagattatatttaatattaattgGTTAAATTACATTTggcacggtgatgcagtggttagcactgtcacctcacagcaagagggttcaaGGTTCAGTCCCAGGAGGAGCCGCTCTGTGTGGaatttacatgttctccctgtgtcagcgtgggttttctcagggtactccagcttgctcccacagtccaaagacatgcaggtgaactggtgactctaaattgtctgtaggtgtgaatgtgagtgtgaatggttgtctgtctctatgtgtcagccctgtgatagtctggtgacctgtccagggtgtaccctgcctctcacccagtgtcagctgggataggtgaccctcaagaggataagcggttacaaaaatggatggttaaatgacttttttcacatttgtatCAAACTTGTTGAAGTGCCAGAAGTGTGCACAGTGGTAGCATAAGTAAGtatttttactcaagtacaacTTTAAAGGCACTTGTACTGTGGTTTGTCTGTCTTGTGCTACTTTCCCCTTCACTACATGTCAAAGCGAAACATTATACGTCATACTTCCTTCAATGTGTTCGACAGCTATAATTACTACTTACTTTTAAGATTTAGGTTTATAACAAAATGTGTGTGATAAACTTACATAATAAGATTACACTGATATTACATCTTAAAAAGAAAACGTTAAACCAGTGGTTTGCAACCTTTTTGGCTCGTGACACCAGTGACATATCAGTGTCTGGTTTCAGATGTTCACGAGTTGGAGCAAATATTTCTTCTGTAAACTTCTCAGATGGCTTTGACTGAAATATGTTAGCATCCAATATTTAACTAAAAAAAGATTATGTAAAAATCCAATCAAAATGCAAATTTGTATTGCAGACCACTCCCACATATCGTTTTCCTGTCTGGTCTTGCAGCAATAAGGGACTGAAGtaagtttagctatatataacATTTTTCAGTGCTCACTCGTACTGCGGGTCTGAGCAACTCTAACTTGGCtgactcagactcagactgaGAAGGGACTTCACAAGTGTGTCCAGCTTGGGAAAAAAACACGAcgtacagtaaatttccagcacagagcttttattttgaagtgctgtttccttctGTAGGGTGACTGTTGCACAGgtaagagacagagacagtaaactaACTTGATGAGACGGCTGACCACAAGTGTGACACTGAAAGTATTTAGCTGTGTGGACCTTTAACTAATGACTAgtaatctggaccccgtggctggaccagttgggagccactgttTCAACAGTATTTTAAGAGCGGCAGCACTTTAACAGATCACACAAAACTGGCTGAATCCACAGGTGCTATAACTGGAAATGGAAATAATAAAGAACAGGATTAGAACGCTTAATTGTTTGATGTGAAATGGAAGAGAATACTGAGAAATATTATACAAAAATTCAAAAGAAGTAGAGgcagaaagaaatgaaagatATTCCCTGAACCAAAACCGTTATATTCTGGCTGTAGGCATTATGATTATCTGGTTATACATCCATACGACCCATTCTTGTGAGgacgatatctcaaaaacaccttgaggatATTTCCTCAATAGACCGAATCACagtgtttatttacatgaaCTTCCAGATAGACAACCCATTCGTAatgtacattaaaatgaaaCGGCACTGAGCAAACCTTCCTCAGTTGGTTAGTTTTTAGGTCcaccaaaaaaatgtatatcagtttaagtttacgctttatttagaatatttttacctTGCAGTAAGACAGCGTTTCCTGGCAGGAAATTGAAGCTGTTCTATCAAGGCCACCAGGCTCCACTGACAACAACAGTAATGTAACTAAGCAGAACACTGCAGGTGCTCGTCTACCACAGCCTTGATTGGTTAGTGTGTGAGCAGAGCAAATATTCACATATAGAGTCAGCCTAAATTGATATTGATTTTCtcaggtggctaaaataagttttgctgCGGCCCTGTCCACAGCTGTACatgcttagcttctgtgccaACAGATTTGATCTATCTAAGATGCtcacaaagcaacacagtacataaaacaAGCAGAGCAGAAACATCAGATCAGTCAGACCACAGTGTTTAACTATATACTGCTACATGTTACACTTCAGGCTGAAATGACAACAACGTTTGCTAATTTTTCACAACAAGTGCCAGCTGTCTGCCCCGaggtgattgttgttgttagcccAACATCAGCGTGACTTGGTCTATACACTGCAAAACAtaccaacaacaaacacaaaaggaCTCATTTACAATGTTTATGTTTCAGACAATCTATGTAGTATAATTGTGGCATCACAGATTCACAGAAATCTTGATGGCTCGTCTTAAGGCATAGTTTCTGAATACAAACTGTGAGCGTTTCTCTTTGGACTGAGCGATTGAAACTCTCACAGTTTTTAtaaagtagaagaagaagaagatatattttattaatccctgaagtgaaattttttcactctgttgtcatgcacacacaggcctgaaatacacacatgcataaacagGACCTATGCGTGCATtgaatggagagatgtcagagcaggGGGCTTAAACAGTGCCCCCCACAAGTGAGGTGAAcgggcacctctccagctaccagtccacactccatatttgatCCATACGGGGGCACGAGCCTGTGATCCTCTGGTTGCACACCAAGTCCCTATgggctgagctactgccgcccctatatctgctttatttttttaaaaagacatggaaatc
This region of Epinephelus fuscoguttatus linkage group LG1, E.fuscoguttatus.final_Chr_v1 genomic DNA includes:
- the hp1bp3 gene encoding heterochromatin protein 1-binding protein 3 isoform X1, with the protein product MPIRRAAATPTPEKPPSVAAEEEPEASSEESPSADEEQAASSAAPAEGDEGDADAEAEGETGPTENGEKAEGVAEEKEGEGTGKKDDKCKDCAAGQCATHCYVLLLRLKDGYKYKKAKVKKVKRTIPAWASVAASKKLPVTNFAGTQNKVDNILIEAITSCNDRTGVSYQSVMKYILKKYPGMELDRKKFLIKKAMKKHLEKGTIKQLKGKGLSGTFTIGKQPTLSKKAAQKMESLGDALPLIITRLCEPKEASYNLIKKYLEQHFPNFNIEKRPDVLKSALVRAVEKGQLEQITGKGARGTFQLKRTGNQVLLKGTNLEDAITAAITAMNEPKTCSTTTLRRYLVDANKDRKEYQLVANLRRTLTKCKVLGWMEQITGHGFTGTYQLSFPFYPSPTILYPDKFKELPKKTPPPATKRRRTVESSDEEEEEEEEDEEEESEDEAPAQKRKSQKRPPPKARRPPPAKKSRSSSQSKPSGRGRAPSKKSPAKKAVSSVKRQGRKPSVAKKESTTPSKATPVKRGAPARKPKTPAVKKLSKRGSKRPVSRESTPEQEEEEVVTKETAKGGSKRSKAELSPEPAVKKAATKRRSEPEESPEEPVVKGGAKNSKQSTRKSKRGKY
- the hp1bp3 gene encoding heterochromatin protein 1-binding protein 3 isoform X2; this encodes MPIRRAAATPTPEKPPSVAAEEEPEASSEESPSADEEQAASSAAPAEGDEGDADAEAEGETGPTENGEKAEGVAEEKEGEGTGKKELKDGYKYKKAKVKKVKRTIPAWASVAASKKLPVTNFAGTQNKVDNILIEAITSCNDRTGVSYQSVMKYILKKYPGMELDRKKFLIKKAMKKHLEKGTIKQLKGKGLSGTFTIGKQPTLSKKAAQKMESLGDALPLIITRLCEPKEASYNLIKKYLEQHFPNFNIEKRPDVLKSALVRAVEKGQLEQITGKGARGTFQLKRTGNQVLLKGTNLEDAITAAITAMNEPKTCSTTTLRRYLVDANKDRKEYQLVANLRRTLTKCKVLGWMEQITGHGFTGTYQLSFPFYPSPTILYPDKFKELPKKTPPPATKRRRTVESSDEEEEEEEEDEEEESEDEAPAQKRKSQKRPPPKARRPPPAKKSRSSSQSKPSGRGRAPSKKSPAKKAVSSVKRQGRKPSVAKKESTTPSKATPVKRGAPARKPKTPAVKKLSKRGSKRPVSRESTPEQEEEEVVTKETAKGGSKRSKAELSPEPAVKKAATKRRSEPEESPEEPVVKGGAKNSKQSTRKSKRGKY